The Oncorhynchus nerka isolate Pitt River linkage group LG24, Oner_Uvic_2.0, whole genome shotgun sequence genome has a window encoding:
- the LOC135564418 gene encoding RNA-binding protein 25-like, producing EREREREETERERQRQRERERQRERDRERQRETERDRDRERETETERDRERETEKERDKERDRETERDRDRERDRETERDRDRERQRERERETEQRDRERQRETETDRERQRDRERQRERERERDRETERETERDRERDREIERQRERDRERDRRERERERQRDRDRDRETETERRQRQRERQRERQRDRERETERRQRERERDREREIDRDRERERQRERERERERERERQRERQKTERDKRDRETERRERDRERETEKRQRETDRQRERERQRERDRERQRERDRDRERQRETERERERDRETERDRERDRERQRGERERQERERDREREKSRERQRERDRETERETERERDRERDRERERDRERDRERERET from the exons gagagagagagagagagagaagagacagagagagagagacagagacagagagagagagagagacagagagagagagatagagagagacagagagagacagagagagacagagacagagagagagagacagagacagagagagacagagagagagagacagagaaagagagagacaaagagagagacagagagacagagagagacagagacagagagagagacagagagacagagagagacagagacagagagagacagagagagagagagagagagacagaacagagagacagagagagacagagagagacagagacagacagagagagacagagagacagagagagacagagagagagagaacgagagagagacagagagacagagagagagacagagagagacagagagagagacagagagatagagagacagagagagagagacagagagagagacagaagagaaagagagagagagagacagagagacagagatagagacagagagacagagacagagagaagacagagacagagagagagacagagagagagacagagagacagagagagagagacagagagaagacagag agagagagagagagacagagagagagagatagatagagacagagagagagagagacagagagagagagagagagagagagagagagagagagagagacagagagagagacagaagacagagagagacaagagagacagagagacagagagaagagagagagacagagagagagagacagagaagagacagagagagacagacagacagagagagagagagagacagagagagagagacagagagagacagagagagagagacagagacagagagagacagagagagacagagagagagagagagagagacagagagacagagagagacagagagagagacagagagagacagagag gagagagagagagacaagagagagagagagacagagagagagagaagagcagagagagacagagagagagagacagagagacagagagagagacagagagagagagagacagagagagagacagagagagagagagagacagagagagagacagagagagagagagagagaca